From a region of the Tachysurus fulvidraco isolate hzauxx_2018 chromosome 5, HZAU_PFXX_2.0, whole genome shotgun sequence genome:
- the LOC113642830 gene encoding cytochrome b-c1 complex subunit 6, mitochondrial yields the protein MVFEEKRILNGDPEEEEEEEEEDMVDPLEVIRQKCEETEHCVHAREKLEVCETRVGSRSTDEDCTEELFDFLHARDHCVSHKLFHSLK from the exons ATGGTGTTCGAGGAGAAAAGGATCTTAAACGGAGACCCAGAGGAG gaagaagaggaagaggaagaagacaTGGTG GACCCGTTAGAGGTGATCAGGCAGAAATGTGAGGAGACGGAGCACTGCGTCCATGCACGTGAGAAACTTGAGGTCTGCGAGACAAGGGTGGGCTCACGGTCGACCGATGAGGACTGCACCGAGGAGCTTTTTGATTTCTTGCACGCAAGGGATCACTGC GTGTCCCACAAGCTCTTCCACTCTCTCAAATGA
- the LOC113642784 gene encoding FYVE, RhoGEF and PH domain-containing protein 5-like isoform X1 produces MSAELLEHYMNPKSQIQAQCLPNGQFGQPVPEKCCQNQRCKPSIFSKARSSPKQGHGLNNYLKRHTKQTLKLAKAEQHLLKNHRKEVWTQWEESRLTEDVEQKPWKDIKCKERFMQWKEFAQADQEEKDSILEQLGCGEELAQGNGLDWKMGLEQREVFHFHKGQGSVKLLAYSKLEEKMQEVEGLLCMEEEGVGVNGKTRSIVTPVDSRLSSTCSFHKQLVHKDGINRNKSLSPVMLSDKTYNNDVFTEEKILNGFSPNNMYINGLNTDALTPDGADIVTMFPEVCDAGEALADADGISDCDLLEHIESCWKSGVKDVGDCGETVMLSVDEESKNSCGSLSTFGKERSKVVEEQEQKKQVKNLSLFRNSQSDPTVYPKSEKEAEILSEFSGHCFTSFCSSEPEVTLNEVESTETRQMHENAQDGSETEKSEFKAGDCNTPSIPSVSSNVSLQPEEQKSQQMYEYCHDGQELESADILCGKTVMATKMLEEHVYEETEPKIQTNDFLQTRKYLMTRSISVETPRLDPLSTTISGKGRLMLHPQSYYTRHNYLGDSLPALTGSLGCLSPGRSCPPAVDIPPPFELSSITRRPIRKSTPALQSDVTACNRKLDIGLKRYFLPLRFLRKPERRTDSRSMSSRSSSESSPQSSCRKLNLIRQCTESPELHRAYGRSVPSSPSSLRLHKDMDKQGVSTALDNNFGSASPNTWDMLRVESDDLIHSLFVQNLPLSKPRSFSSPNVDSSIYENVLNTSPLYENVQVRLLSPSSQSQRIQSSANDTDGYVDMSSLPSFQCKSSENVQETESAYTICSPMVRSDGTVSVSVGVVYTKEDEKRASERLNVNCSRAFYTVKEMLDSETQHIKTLKLLNETVSADEQLMSLWNDLPAISSLHQDLHTQLESRIKEWDQKEGIADILLAKKSEFSVFTSFISQHDSKVRTMEQMENTQLDISALKQQLLQVIMRVLQYSMLLTDYKFNLSKGSTEYEDTQAAMLMVSDVAAQAKDSLKNGADLLRLVNIEHSVQGLTNLLQPGRVFVKEGTLMKVSRKCKQPRHLFLMSDIMLYTYPQQDGKYRLINTLGLTGMEVTRHLIENTENALKIEVKDISITLLASSSIERDDWFVTLNRTVADLGSLLIEPSSCFEVREKSGVCLGENAPPLVSVSQVAVCMNCPVHFSLTHRRHHCHACGKVVCRDCCRNKVPLKYMKNRRAKVCNKCYSELCKNEGDASMLMGSSSRPLSTVFQNIHPSSLWRSRKGHLSFNQVTDSEGEMSGTLQRSRNSKRSWKSLWFLLKDKVLYTYPQPEERVACESLPLLGFSVKSENEGESSVFQLYHHTTLYYTFKAQDTHTAQRWVSAMEEATVL; encoded by the exons ATGAGTGCTG AATTGCTGGAACATTACATGAATCCCAAGTCCCAGATCCAAGCCCAGTGTCTTCCTAATGGGCAGTTTGGTCAGCCAGTGCCTGAAAAGTGCTGCCAGAATCAAAGATGTAAACCATCTATTTTCTCCAAAGCAAGATCAAGCCCAAAGCAGGGTCACGGTTTAAATAATTACTTAAAGAGACACACTAAACAAACCCTAAAGCTTGCTAAAGCAGAACAGCACCTACTGAAGAATCATAGGAAGGAGGTATGGACACAATGGGAGGAGTCACGACTGACAGAGGATGTGGAACAAAAACCATGGAAAGACATAAAATGTAAAGAGCGGTTTATGCAATGGAAGGAGTTTGCACAAGCAGATCAGGAAGAAAAGGACAGTATCCTAGAACAGTTGGGTTGTGGGGAGGAGCTGGCACAGGGGAATGGCTTAGATTGGAAGATGGGTTTAGAACAAAGGGAGGTATTTCATTTCCATAAAGGACAAGGCTCAGTGAAGCTTCTCGCCTACAGTAAATTGGAGGAGAAAATGCAAGAAGTGGAGGGACTGTTATGTATGGAAGAAGAAGGGGTCGGTGTGAATGGTAAAACAAGATCAATTGTGACACCTGTTGATTCCAGGCTCTCATCTACATGCTCATTTCACAAGCAATTAGTGCACAAAGATGGAATAAATAGAAACAAATCTCTGTCACCAGTAATGTTGTCTGacaaaacatataataatgATGTGTTTACTGAAGAAAAAATTCTAAATGGATTTAGCCCTAATAATATGTACATAAATGGACTGAACACAGATGCTTTGACACCAGATGGAGCTGATATAGTCACCATGTTTCCCGAGGTGTGTGATGCAGGTGAGGCCTTGGCAGATGCTGATGGCATTTCAGACTGTGATCTCCTTGAACATATTGAGTCCTGTTGGAAGTCAGGGGTTAAAGATGTGGGTGACTGTGGAGAGACAGTAATGCTGTCTGTGGACGAGGAGTCAAAGAATTCTTGTGGATCACTATCTACTTTTGGCAAGGAGAGAAGTAAAGTGGTGGAGGAACAGGAACAAAAGAAGCAGGTGAAAAATCTTTCATTGTTTAGAAACTCTCAGTCGGATCCAACAGTTTATCCAAAATCCGAGAAAGAAGCTGAAATACTGTCTGAATTTTCAGGTCATTGCTTCACTTCATTTTGCTCATCTGAGCCTGAAGTGACCTTAAATGAAGTAGAAAGCACAGAGACAAGACAAATGCATGAAAATGCTCAGGATGGGTCAGAAACTGAAAAATCTGAGTTTAAAGCAGGTGACTGCAATACACCTTCTATACCAAGTGTCTCTTCTAATGTCTCTCTACAACCTGAAGAGCAAAAGTCACAGCAGATGTACGAGTACTGTCATGATGGACAAGAGTTAGAAAGCGCAGACATTCTATGTGGTAAGACAGTTATGGCAACAAAGATGTTAGAAGAGCATGTCTATGAAGAAACTGAGCCAAAAATCCAAACCAATGACTTTTTGCAGACCAGGAAGTATTTAATGACGCGTTCCATATCTGTGGAAACACCCAGACTGGATCCACTGAGTACCACAATATCTGGAAAAGGACGTTTAATGCTACACCCACAGTCATACTACACACGACATAATTACCTTGGAGATAGTTTGCCTGCTttgacaggttctttaggatgTCTCTCTCCAGGACGTTCATGCCCCCCTGCTGTTGACATACCACCTCCTTTTGAGCTGTCTTCTATCACAAGGCGTCCAATCCGAAAGAGTACACCTGCTCTGCAAAGTGATGTGACTGCCTGCAATAGGAAACTTGACATTGGCCTTAAACGTTACTTCTTACCATTACGGTTTTTGAGGAAACCTGAAAGAAGGACAGATAGTCGCTCCATGTCATCTAGGTCCTCTTCAGAGTCAAGTCCACAGAGCTCTTGCCGGAAGTTAAATTTAATAAGACAATGCACAGAAAGCCCTGAGCTTCACAGAGCATATGGCCGTTCAGTGCCATCATCCCCATCTTCTCTTCGTTTACACAAGGACATGGACAAGCAAGGTGTGAGCACTGCTTTGGATAACAATTTTGGCTCAGCTAGTCCCAACACATGGGATATGTTAAGAGTGGAGTCAGATGATTTGATCCACTCCCTTTTTGTACAAAATTTACCCCTTTCCAAACCTCGTTCTTTCTCTTCCCCCAATGTGGACTCGTCAATTTATGAGAATGTTTTAAACACAAGTCCACTCTATGAAAATGTGCAGGTGCGCCTTTTATCACCATCCAGTCAGAGTCAAAGAATCCAGAGTTCAGCCAATGATACTGATGGTTATGTGGATATGAGCAGCCTACCTAGCTTTCAGTGCAAAAGCTCAGAAAATgtgcaagagacagagag tGCTTACACAATTTGCTCACCTATGGTGAGGTCAGATGGAACGGTAAGCGTATCTGTAGGTGTTGTGTATACAAAAGAAGATGAGAAAAGAGCATCTGAAAGACTG AATGTTAATTGTTCTAGAGCATTTTACACTGTGAAAGAGATGCTGGATAGTGAGACACA gcaCATAAAAACTTTAAAGCTTCTAAATGAG ACTGTATCTGCAGATGAGCAGCTGATGAGTCTTTGGAATGATTTACCTGCAATTTCTTCACTCCACCAAGACCTCCACACCCAACTGGAAAGCCGCATTAAAGAATG gGATCAGAAGGAAGGTATTGCTGACATCCTTTTGGCCAAGAAATCAGAATTTTCGGTTTTCACTTCCTTTATTAGCCAGCATGACTCCAAAGTGAGGACTATGGAGCAGATGGAGAACACA CAGTTGGACATCAGTGCTCTCAAGCAACAGTTGCTGCAAGTGATAATGCGAGTCCTACAATACAGCATGCTTCTAACAG ATTACAAATTTAATCTCTCAAAAGGCTCCACAGAGTATGAGGATACACAAG CTGCTATGCTGATGGTCTCAGATGTAGCTGCTCAGGCAAAGGACAGCCTCAAGAATGGA GCAGATCTTCTGCGTCTGGTCAATATCGAGCACAGTGTTCAGGGATTAACGAACCTGCTTCAGCCTGGGAGG gtgtttgTGAAAGAGGGAACCCTGATGAAGGTCAGCAGGAAGTGCAAACAGCCACGACACCTATTCTTG ATGAGTGATATAATGCTTTACACGTACCCCCAGCAAGATGGCAAATACAGACTTATTAACACTCTGGGACTGACAGGGATGGAG gttaCTAGACATTTGATTGAAAATACTGAGAATGCTTTAAAGATTGAAGTGAAAGACATTAGTATCACACTGTTAGCAAG CTCTTCTATTGAGAGGGATGATTGGTTTGTTACTCTGAATCGAACAGTAGCTGATCTTGGCTCGTTATTGATAGAACCTTCAAGTTGTTTTGAG GTTAGAGAGAAGTCAGGGGTGTGTCTCGGGGAGAACGCTCCACCTCTGGTTTCTGTTTCTCAGGTAGCAGTGTGTATGAACTGCCCCGTCCATTTCAGCCTCACACACCGAAGGCATCACTGTCATGCCTGTGGCAag GTTGTGTGCAGAGACTGCTGTAGAAACAAAGTCCCTCTGAAATACATGAAGAACAGACGAGCCAAAGTGTGCAATAAGTGCTACAGTGAGCTTTGCAAAAATG AAGGTGATGCTTCTATGCTAATGGGAAGCTCCAGTCGGCCACTCTCTACCGTTTTCCAGAACATTCACCCATCCAGTCTGTGGAGGAGCCGCAAAGGACACTTATCCTTCAACCAG GTGACAGATTCTGAAGGTGAGATGAGTGGGACTCTGCAGAGGAGTCGAAATAGCAAACGAAGCTGGAAGAGCCTGTGGTTTCTTCTCAAAGATAAAGTCCTTTATACATATCCACAGCCTGAG GAGAGGGTTGCGTGTGAGTCCCTTCCTCTGCTAGGTTTCTCAGTAAAGTCTGAGAATGaaggagagagcagtgtgtttcagctctaccaccacactacactctattacacatttaaagctcaggatacacacacagcacaaag ATGGGTGAGTGCCATGGAAGAGGCTACAGTCCTATAG
- the LOC113642784 gene encoding FYVE, RhoGEF and PH domain-containing protein 5-like isoform X2 yields the protein MSAELLEHYMNPKSQIQAQCLPNGQFGQPVPEKCCQNQRCKPSIFSKARSSPKQGHGLNNYLKRHTKQTLKLAKAEQHLLKNHRKEVWTQWEESRLTEDVEQKPWKDIKCKERFMQWKEFAQADQEEKDSILEQLGCGEELAQGNGLDWKMGLEQREVFHFHKGQGSVKLLAYSKLEEKMQEVEGLLCMEEEGVGVNGKTRSIVTPVDSRLSSTCSFHKQLVHKDGINRNKSLSPVMLSDKTYNNDVFTEEKILNGFSPNNMYINGLNTDALTPDGADIVTMFPEVCDAGEALADADGISDCDLLEHIESCWKSGVKDVGDCGETVMLSVDEESKNSCGSLSTFGKERSKVVEEQEQKKQVKNLSLFRNSQSDPTVYPKSEKEAEILSEFSGHCFTSFCSSEPEVTLNEVESTETRQMHENAQDGSETEKSEFKAGDCNTPSIPSVSSNVSLQPEEQKSQQMYEYCHDGQELESADILCGKTVMATKMLEEHVYEETEPKIQTNDFLQTRKYLMTRSISVETPRLDPLSTTISGKGRLMLHPQSYYTRHNYLGDSLPALTGSLGCLSPGRSCPPAVDIPPPFELSSITRRPIRKSTPALQSDVTACNRKLDIGLKRYFLPLRFLRKPERRTDSRSMSSRSSSESSPQSSCRKLNLIRQCTESPELHRAYGRSVPSSPSSLRLHKDMDKQGVSTALDNNFGSASPNTWDMLRVESDDLIHSLFVQNLPLSKPRSFSSPNVDSSIYENVLNTSPLYENVQVRLLSPSSQSQRIQSSANDTDGYVDMSSLPSFQCKSSENVQETESAYTICSPMVRSDGTVSVSVGVVYTKEDEKRASERLNVNCSRAFYTVKEMLDSETQHIKTLKLLNETVSADEQLMSLWNDLPAISSLHQDLHTQLESRIKEWDQKEGIADILLAKKSEFSVFTSFISQHDSKVRTMEQMENTLDISALKQQLLQVIMRVLQYSMLLTDYKFNLSKGSTEYEDTQAAMLMVSDVAAQAKDSLKNGADLLRLVNIEHSVQGLTNLLQPGRVFVKEGTLMKVSRKCKQPRHLFLMSDIMLYTYPQQDGKYRLINTLGLTGMEVTRHLIENTENALKIEVKDISITLLASSSIERDDWFVTLNRTVADLGSLLIEPSSCFEVREKSGVCLGENAPPLVSVSQVAVCMNCPVHFSLTHRRHHCHACGKVVCRDCCRNKVPLKYMKNRRAKVCNKCYSELCKNEGDASMLMGSSSRPLSTVFQNIHPSSLWRSRKGHLSFNQVTDSEGEMSGTLQRSRNSKRSWKSLWFLLKDKVLYTYPQPEERVACESLPLLGFSVKSENEGESSVFQLYHHTTLYYTFKAQDTHTAQRWVSAMEEATVL from the exons ATGAGTGCTG AATTGCTGGAACATTACATGAATCCCAAGTCCCAGATCCAAGCCCAGTGTCTTCCTAATGGGCAGTTTGGTCAGCCAGTGCCTGAAAAGTGCTGCCAGAATCAAAGATGTAAACCATCTATTTTCTCCAAAGCAAGATCAAGCCCAAAGCAGGGTCACGGTTTAAATAATTACTTAAAGAGACACACTAAACAAACCCTAAAGCTTGCTAAAGCAGAACAGCACCTACTGAAGAATCATAGGAAGGAGGTATGGACACAATGGGAGGAGTCACGACTGACAGAGGATGTGGAACAAAAACCATGGAAAGACATAAAATGTAAAGAGCGGTTTATGCAATGGAAGGAGTTTGCACAAGCAGATCAGGAAGAAAAGGACAGTATCCTAGAACAGTTGGGTTGTGGGGAGGAGCTGGCACAGGGGAATGGCTTAGATTGGAAGATGGGTTTAGAACAAAGGGAGGTATTTCATTTCCATAAAGGACAAGGCTCAGTGAAGCTTCTCGCCTACAGTAAATTGGAGGAGAAAATGCAAGAAGTGGAGGGACTGTTATGTATGGAAGAAGAAGGGGTCGGTGTGAATGGTAAAACAAGATCAATTGTGACACCTGTTGATTCCAGGCTCTCATCTACATGCTCATTTCACAAGCAATTAGTGCACAAAGATGGAATAAATAGAAACAAATCTCTGTCACCAGTAATGTTGTCTGacaaaacatataataatgATGTGTTTACTGAAGAAAAAATTCTAAATGGATTTAGCCCTAATAATATGTACATAAATGGACTGAACACAGATGCTTTGACACCAGATGGAGCTGATATAGTCACCATGTTTCCCGAGGTGTGTGATGCAGGTGAGGCCTTGGCAGATGCTGATGGCATTTCAGACTGTGATCTCCTTGAACATATTGAGTCCTGTTGGAAGTCAGGGGTTAAAGATGTGGGTGACTGTGGAGAGACAGTAATGCTGTCTGTGGACGAGGAGTCAAAGAATTCTTGTGGATCACTATCTACTTTTGGCAAGGAGAGAAGTAAAGTGGTGGAGGAACAGGAACAAAAGAAGCAGGTGAAAAATCTTTCATTGTTTAGAAACTCTCAGTCGGATCCAACAGTTTATCCAAAATCCGAGAAAGAAGCTGAAATACTGTCTGAATTTTCAGGTCATTGCTTCACTTCATTTTGCTCATCTGAGCCTGAAGTGACCTTAAATGAAGTAGAAAGCACAGAGACAAGACAAATGCATGAAAATGCTCAGGATGGGTCAGAAACTGAAAAATCTGAGTTTAAAGCAGGTGACTGCAATACACCTTCTATACCAAGTGTCTCTTCTAATGTCTCTCTACAACCTGAAGAGCAAAAGTCACAGCAGATGTACGAGTACTGTCATGATGGACAAGAGTTAGAAAGCGCAGACATTCTATGTGGTAAGACAGTTATGGCAACAAAGATGTTAGAAGAGCATGTCTATGAAGAAACTGAGCCAAAAATCCAAACCAATGACTTTTTGCAGACCAGGAAGTATTTAATGACGCGTTCCATATCTGTGGAAACACCCAGACTGGATCCACTGAGTACCACAATATCTGGAAAAGGACGTTTAATGCTACACCCACAGTCATACTACACACGACATAATTACCTTGGAGATAGTTTGCCTGCTttgacaggttctttaggatgTCTCTCTCCAGGACGTTCATGCCCCCCTGCTGTTGACATACCACCTCCTTTTGAGCTGTCTTCTATCACAAGGCGTCCAATCCGAAAGAGTACACCTGCTCTGCAAAGTGATGTGACTGCCTGCAATAGGAAACTTGACATTGGCCTTAAACGTTACTTCTTACCATTACGGTTTTTGAGGAAACCTGAAAGAAGGACAGATAGTCGCTCCATGTCATCTAGGTCCTCTTCAGAGTCAAGTCCACAGAGCTCTTGCCGGAAGTTAAATTTAATAAGACAATGCACAGAAAGCCCTGAGCTTCACAGAGCATATGGCCGTTCAGTGCCATCATCCCCATCTTCTCTTCGTTTACACAAGGACATGGACAAGCAAGGTGTGAGCACTGCTTTGGATAACAATTTTGGCTCAGCTAGTCCCAACACATGGGATATGTTAAGAGTGGAGTCAGATGATTTGATCCACTCCCTTTTTGTACAAAATTTACCCCTTTCCAAACCTCGTTCTTTCTCTTCCCCCAATGTGGACTCGTCAATTTATGAGAATGTTTTAAACACAAGTCCACTCTATGAAAATGTGCAGGTGCGCCTTTTATCACCATCCAGTCAGAGTCAAAGAATCCAGAGTTCAGCCAATGATACTGATGGTTATGTGGATATGAGCAGCCTACCTAGCTTTCAGTGCAAAAGCTCAGAAAATgtgcaagagacagagag tGCTTACACAATTTGCTCACCTATGGTGAGGTCAGATGGAACGGTAAGCGTATCTGTAGGTGTTGTGTATACAAAAGAAGATGAGAAAAGAGCATCTGAAAGACTG AATGTTAATTGTTCTAGAGCATTTTACACTGTGAAAGAGATGCTGGATAGTGAGACACA gcaCATAAAAACTTTAAAGCTTCTAAATGAG ACTGTATCTGCAGATGAGCAGCTGATGAGTCTTTGGAATGATTTACCTGCAATTTCTTCACTCCACCAAGACCTCCACACCCAACTGGAAAGCCGCATTAAAGAATG gGATCAGAAGGAAGGTATTGCTGACATCCTTTTGGCCAAGAAATCAGAATTTTCGGTTTTCACTTCCTTTATTAGCCAGCATGACTCCAAAGTGAGGACTATGGAGCAGATGGAGAACACA TTGGACATCAGTGCTCTCAAGCAACAGTTGCTGCAAGTGATAATGCGAGTCCTACAATACAGCATGCTTCTAACAG ATTACAAATTTAATCTCTCAAAAGGCTCCACAGAGTATGAGGATACACAAG CTGCTATGCTGATGGTCTCAGATGTAGCTGCTCAGGCAAAGGACAGCCTCAAGAATGGA GCAGATCTTCTGCGTCTGGTCAATATCGAGCACAGTGTTCAGGGATTAACGAACCTGCTTCAGCCTGGGAGG gtgtttgTGAAAGAGGGAACCCTGATGAAGGTCAGCAGGAAGTGCAAACAGCCACGACACCTATTCTTG ATGAGTGATATAATGCTTTACACGTACCCCCAGCAAGATGGCAAATACAGACTTATTAACACTCTGGGACTGACAGGGATGGAG gttaCTAGACATTTGATTGAAAATACTGAGAATGCTTTAAAGATTGAAGTGAAAGACATTAGTATCACACTGTTAGCAAG CTCTTCTATTGAGAGGGATGATTGGTTTGTTACTCTGAATCGAACAGTAGCTGATCTTGGCTCGTTATTGATAGAACCTTCAAGTTGTTTTGAG GTTAGAGAGAAGTCAGGGGTGTGTCTCGGGGAGAACGCTCCACCTCTGGTTTCTGTTTCTCAGGTAGCAGTGTGTATGAACTGCCCCGTCCATTTCAGCCTCACACACCGAAGGCATCACTGTCATGCCTGTGGCAag GTTGTGTGCAGAGACTGCTGTAGAAACAAAGTCCCTCTGAAATACATGAAGAACAGACGAGCCAAAGTGTGCAATAAGTGCTACAGTGAGCTTTGCAAAAATG AAGGTGATGCTTCTATGCTAATGGGAAGCTCCAGTCGGCCACTCTCTACCGTTTTCCAGAACATTCACCCATCCAGTCTGTGGAGGAGCCGCAAAGGACACTTATCCTTCAACCAG GTGACAGATTCTGAAGGTGAGATGAGTGGGACTCTGCAGAGGAGTCGAAATAGCAAACGAAGCTGGAAGAGCCTGTGGTTTCTTCTCAAAGATAAAGTCCTTTATACATATCCACAGCCTGAG GAGAGGGTTGCGTGTGAGTCCCTTCCTCTGCTAGGTTTCTCAGTAAAGTCTGAGAATGaaggagagagcagtgtgtttcagctctaccaccacactacactctattacacatttaaagctcaggatacacacacagcacaaag ATGGGTGAGTGCCATGGAAGAGGCTACAGTCCTATAG